A single window of Nicotiana sylvestris chromosome 3, ASM39365v2, whole genome shotgun sequence DNA harbors:
- the LOC138887439 gene encoding uncharacterized protein produces MADQLVENPLNGEYEPLKMYFPDEEVSFIGEDIAEIYDGWRIFFEEATNFKGVGIGVVLVSETGQHYLVSTKLNFPCTNNMAEYEACILGLRFSIDMNIPELMVIGDLDLLVHQVLGEWATKNTKILLRLHCVQDLIKRFTKIKFKHVPRIQNEFVDALATLSSMIQHPDKNFINPILIEILKQPAYCVHV; encoded by the coding sequence ATGGCTGATCAATTGGTAGAGAATCCCCTaaacggagaatacgaaccattgaagatgtattttcccgatgaggAAGTGTCATTTATAGGTGAAGATATTGCCGAAatatatgatggttggaggatatTTTTTGAAGAAGCAACCAACTTCAAGGGAGTGGGCATTGGAGTTGttttagtatcagaaaccggtcaacattatctggtatcCACAAAGCTCAatttcccatgcaccaacaatatggcagaatatgaggcttgtaTCTTGGGACTCAGATTTTCCATTGACATGAATATTCCGGAGTTGATGGTGATTGGAGATTTAGATCTACTGGTGCACCAAGTACTTGGAGAGTGGGCTACCAAGAACACTAAAATATTGCTGCGCTTGCATTGTGTACAAGACTTGatcaagaggttcacaaagataaaATTTAAACACGTTCCAAGGATTCAGAACGAGTTCGtagatgcattggctaccttgtcttccatgatacaacatccagacaagaatttcatcaatCCTATCTTGATTGAGATTCTTAAGCAGCCAGCTTATTGTGTCCATGTTTAA